The genome window CGCATTGCCGGTGCCCGAAGCCACTGTGCTGCAGTTTGTGGTCGATCACGTGCAGCGCCGCTCGACTGACGGTGAGCTGGCGTGGGAGCTGCCGCCGATCGTGGACCAGGCTTTGGTGGCGGCCGGCCTGAAAGCCAAGCTTGGGCCATGGACCTTGGCCACCGTGCGGCATCGGGTCGCCGTGCTGTCCACCGCGCACAGGCTCAAACAGGCGACCAATCCCTGTGAACAGCCAGCGATCCGCACCGTGCTCAGCCGCGCCGCCCGAGCTGCAGTCAAACGGGGCGAGCGGCCGCGCAAGAAGACTGCGATTACCCTGCCTGAGCTGGAAGCCCTGCTGGCCACCTGCGACGACAGCCTGGAAGGAATACGGGATCGCGCCTTACTCTGCTTCGGGTTTGCCAGCGGTGGGCGCCGGCGCAGTGAGATCGCCGCCGCCGACCTACGCGACCTGCGCCGGATCGGCGAGGCGGGGTACATCTACCGGCTCGAGCACAGCAAGACCCAGCAGGCGGGCGTTACCGCCACCTCAACGCCGGACAAGCCGGTACTGGACCGGGCCGCTCTCGCCCTGCAGGATTGGCTGGAGGCGGCAGGCATCACCGAGGGGGCCATCTTCCGGCGGCTCTGGAAACAGCGCGTCGGCCCTGCCCTGTCCCCCGCTGCGGTGGGTGAGATCGTGCAAAGGCGGGCCCGCCTGGCCGGGCTGGAGGGGGATTTTGGTGGGCACAGCTTGAGGTCAGGGTTCGTGACCGAGGCCAGCCGCCAAGGGGTGGCTCTGCCGGCGATCATGCAGCTGACCGAGCACCGGTCGGTGGCAAGTGTGATTGGATACTTCCAGACAGGCAGCGCATCCGCGAATCCTGCCGCTCGCTTACTTGAAGATAGCTAAGCCGCATAAGTGATCGTTGCGGAATTTCGTTCGAGCGTCGTGGATTGATCGGAAGCCTGGGCAGCGGAAGTTGGGCCTATTAGGGGTACGATACCGGAACACTCAGCCCGGTATGGACACATGGGACAATCGGTTATTGCCGACAACTGGTCGCTGCAGATTGTGGCGGAGCTGCTCACCGACGGACTCGGCCGCGATCAGTGCCAGCTACTGCAGGTCACGACCGACGGCGCCCCACAGCTGACGTCAGTGCCTTCGGCTGCTATCGCGCTGGAGTGCTTGTTCGACCTGCTCACCGACCTAGTGCTGCGCGACCAAATTCTGGTCGAGGCCGCTCATGTCGACACGTGGCAGCGCGCCGGCCATGTGTTTGCCCCCGCCACTCGCCAGGGGGCTCTGCGTGGCTACGACTTCCAGCCGCGGGATCCGGAATTGGGGTCGGTGCGTGACGCGTTTGTCGAGCGCCTGGCGTTTACGGCGCCGCTCCGCGAGCTGCACGCGCAGTACACAATCGCTTACCGTGAGCACGGGGTCAGCTCGCACCCGCTGGAGTCGCAGATATTGTGGGGCGGCGCGGGCATGCTTGCGCGTGCGGTCAAGTTCGACACGCCGTACACGCCGCACCCGGCACGGCGCCGCTTCTATCAGATCGCCGGCGTCGCACTACCTGACGCCAGCGCCGCCGATCGTACCCTCGACATGGTGCGCACCAGCCGGACCAAGCTGCAACGGCGTGAGACGCGCAACGAGTCGCTGATGTCACTACGGCTGATGCTCGATCCGATCCCGTTGCAAGTCATCCGTGACGTCGACAGCCCCGCGGCCCTGATTGCCGGTGCCGTGGCGCTGCGCGACCGCTTCCGGCCAGTGCGCGACTGGCTCGGGCTGTACCAGCAGCACGTCAACAACCCCGATGGCGCCCCTATCTCCACCTACGAGCGCACGCTGGTCGAGATCGCGCGCGGGGTCGACGACGCCCTGGCCGGCGCGGGACTCGGTCAATCGTCGATGAGCGTGGGCTTTGATGGGTTCAGCCTGTCCTGGAACCCAGCCGCCACCTGGCGCAAGTACCGCAACCGACTCGGCGTGCGCGCAATGATCAATCAGCTGGTGCTGGCGCCCGATGGCCGCGCCGAACTAAAGAGGCTGCTAGGATGGTTCGGTGCGCAAGGGACGACGGTCGAGCTAGAAGTGCTCGAGCATTTCGGCCGCGGGCGCTTAGGGCGGGAATGACGTCGTCGCTTATGGAAAGATCGTGCAACTGCTCGACGAGGCTCAGATTCATAATCTTGGTATACTAGATTGCTCAGCAGGGCACTCTCTTTTTTTCCTGGTCGTTTTAAGCTAACGACCTTGAATAATTCAATCTAGGGAGCGGATTCCATGTATGTGCATCGGATGTTCGCAGAGAACTTTCGCGTCTTCGCGGATAGCGCATCGAACAAGCATTTAGACCTGCAACTTGCCCAAGGGCTGAATGTGCTCGTCGGAGAGAACGACGCCGGAAAGACATGCATTGTGGATGTGATGCGATATACATTGCTCACGACGAGCAACGATTTCATACGCATCGAAGACGACGACTTCCACTGCGGACCCGCAGGTCAGGCATCGGAGTTGCGCCTAGAACTGGAGTTGCGAGGCCTCAACAAGCCGCAACAGGCCGCGCTCCTGGATTGGCTCACACTGGAGGCAGGCTCCGAACCTTTCGTGGTGATCCACGTACACGCCAAGCGCCGATTGCCGGGCGCGGCAAACGCCAGGCAACTTACTCCTATCATCAGCGTTACCTGTGGCAAGGGAGGCGGTGGTCCGGAATTGTCGTCGGCGGCTCGCGATCTGCTCCGCTCGACGTACCTAAAGCCACTTCGCGATGCGATCGCAGAGCTCAGGCCTAGGAAAGGGTCACGTCTTTCCCAAATTCTGAGGTCGCACAAGGATCTAAAGAAGGAAGGCGAGAACAAGTTCGACAAGACGGCCCCTGACGCTCCCCCGAACACCCTTGTCGGAATCATGGCTCAAGCTCAGCATCGCATCAGCACCAAGGCGGTGGTCAAGGACGTGCGTGACAAGCTCAATAACGAGTATCTAAAAGAACTGAGCTTTCAGGCGACGCCACTCACGTCCGACATCCGAATCTCCTCCGAGCTGACGCTTACGCAAATACTGGAACGACTGGAGCTGAGACTGCTCCCCCCGCAAGCGTCGACACAGGAGACAAATTGCGAACGAGGCCTCGGCTACAATAATGTGTTGTTCATGGCGGCGGAGTTGCTTCTGCTCGGCAATGGCAGCAACGAAGATCTGCCTTTGCTGCTCATTGAGGAACCAGAGGCGCATTTGCATCCGCAACTGCAGTCTCGCGTGCTATCCATGCTGGCAGCTAAAGCAAGCGCAGATGGAATCCAGGTGGTGGTCACTACACATAGTCCCAGCATCGCAGCCAGTGCCCCAGTTGAGTCGCTCACCATCATCTGCGGAGGCAAGGCGTTTCGATTGGCCAAGGGCGAGACAGCCCTTGAGCCAGATGACTATGAATTCTTACGACGTTTTCTGGATAGTTCAAAGGCAAACTTGTTCTTTGCGCGTGGCGTTATGATTGTCGAAGGCCCCGCCGAGGCAATCTTGCTGCCAGCGTTGGCTGAAGCCGCGGGGCGCTCTTTCGAGGCCAATGGCATCTCCGTTGTCAGCGTCGGCAGTGTCGGATTGTTTCGCTATGCACGCATCTTGCAACGCGGAGATGGCACAAGTCTTCCCATCAAGGTGGCATGTCTGGGCGATGCAGACATTGTTCCCAACGATGTTACGTACATACAAGGGCGATTGGAAAAGGAAGCCAGCGGAAATCATACGACCCAGGGCGGTAAGCGTCATCCGAAGCGCAAGGTGGCGGACTACACGGCCATAGAATTGGCAGCGGCGCGACAAGCCAAGGTTGACCGCGCGCGTGGCGGAAGCACAGAAGTTTTTATCTCGGATTACTGGACCCTAGAGTACGACCTGCTTCGTTCCGGCCTTGCACGCGCGACATATATCGCGGTTCAGTTGGACCAAGCCGAGGGCTCGAAGGGACATCTGACGACAGAGCAGTACGCTGCCACAGTCAACTCCGCCGGCGAAGAGTTCGACCTACTCAAGGAGTGCGATTCCTCCGAATCAATCGCCGCGACCACGTACGAGACATTGCACTCTAAGAGCGCGTCAAAAGCTGTCGTAGCGCAGTATCTGGCTCGCCTGTTAAAGGATGGGCATGCCGGGAACCAAGAGCAGATCCTCAAGGCATTGCCTCCTTATATCCTCGCCGCCTTCGACTATCTCGTTCCGGATGAACTGTGATGGGGACTCCCTTTATCCTGACCCTTGACGACCTGGCAAAGCTGCCGGGGCTGTTTCCGAAGCTGGAGTTCAATCGGCAAGAGCAGGTGGATGCGCTGCTGATGGCCTCCTCGGGCGACGTGCAAGCCGCCCCAGGTAGCGGCAAGACAACTCTCCTGGGGGCAAAGTTGTCCCTAATGGCAGCCCGCTGGCCGTATGCGCGTAGAGGGATCTGCATCCTCACACACACCAACGTTGCCCGAGCAGAGATTGAAAGATGCCTCAAATCGGTCCCGTCCGGAGAATCCCTGCTCGCGTATCCCCACTACATCGGCACAATTCAAAGCTTTGTTAATCGCTTTGTCGCTCTACCGTGGCTGCGCACGCTTGGAATTACCCCTCGGGAAGTTGACGAGGAAGATTTTTCCGAGCGTTTTTACTCAGCGGCTTACAAGTTTAGCAAAGGATGGATAGGTATA of Xanthomonas sacchari contains these proteins:
- a CDS encoding site-specific integrase, which gives rise to MNANSTSAALVQTVHQLVLPEQLAQQAADAVRELLAEAAAENTTRSYTSALRYWAGWHAARYGIELALPVPEATVLQFVVDHVQRRSTDGELAWELPPIVDQALVAAGLKAKLGPWTLATVRHRVAVLSTAHRLKQATNPCEQPAIRTVLSRAARAAVKRGERPRKKTAITLPELEALLATCDDSLEGIRDRALLCFGFASGGRRRSEIAAADLRDLRRIGEAGYIYRLEHSKTQQAGVTATSTPDKPVLDRAALALQDWLEAAGITEGAIFRRLWKQRVGPALSPAAVGEIVQRRARLAGLEGDFGGHSLRSGFVTEASRQGVALPAIMQLTEHRSVASVIGYFQTGSASANPAARLLEDS
- a CDS encoding ATP-dependent nuclease codes for the protein MYVHRMFAENFRVFADSASNKHLDLQLAQGLNVLVGENDAGKTCIVDVMRYTLLTTSNDFIRIEDDDFHCGPAGQASELRLELELRGLNKPQQAALLDWLTLEAGSEPFVVIHVHAKRRLPGAANARQLTPIISVTCGKGGGGPELSSAARDLLRSTYLKPLRDAIAELRPRKGSRLSQILRSHKDLKKEGENKFDKTAPDAPPNTLVGIMAQAQHRISTKAVVKDVRDKLNNEYLKELSFQATPLTSDIRISSELTLTQILERLELRLLPPQASTQETNCERGLGYNNVLFMAAELLLLGNGSNEDLPLLLIEEPEAHLHPQLQSRVLSMLAAKASADGIQVVVTTHSPSIAASAPVESLTIICGGKAFRLAKGETALEPDDYEFLRRFLDSSKANLFFARGVMIVEGPAEAILLPALAEAAGRSFEANGISVVSVGSVGLFRYARILQRGDGTSLPIKVACLGDADIVPNDVTYIQGRLEKEASGNHTTQGGKRHPKRKVADYTAIELAAARQAKVDRARGGSTEVFISDYWTLEYDLLRSGLARATYIAVQLDQAEGSKGHLTTEQYAATVNSAGEEFDLLKECDSSESIAATTYETLHSKSASKAVVAQYLARLLKDGHAGNQEQILKALPPYILAAFDYLVPDEL